A region of the Patescibacteria group bacterium genome:
ATTTGGAACACTCCTTATGAATGGCTAAATTATTACAATTTTAAAAGAATACATTTAACCCTTAACGGACTTACTCCTCATGAAAAGTATTTAGAAAGTGTAACCCTTGACTGTTAACTGTACATACTTTGAAATATAGTTATGAATATATATTCATAATTAATAATTTAAAAAATATTTTACAATTTATTTACTCTATTATATAATCAAGAAATTAATATGTTCAAAAAAATAAAACGATAAAATGAAAAATCAAAAGGAATTACTTTTAGAAAAATTGAAAAATACTTATTGTAGATTAAGATATTCCAAAATACATGGAGTAGGTGTTTATGCCGTAAGAGATATTCCAAAAAATACAAATCCATTCCAAAGCGTAAAAAAAGAAAAATGGTATAAGTTTAAAATGGAAGAATTAAAGAAACTAGACAAAGAAGTTTTAAAAATGATTGATGATTTCTTTGTAATAGAAAAAGATAATACTGTTTCTATACCAGAGTACGGATTGAATGGTATGGATATACAATTTTTTCCAAATAATTCCGATAAACCAAATCTTTATACAAAAGACGATAGTGAAACATTTTTAACACTAAGAAAAATTAAAAAAGGTGAGGAATTAACAGTCTCCTATGCTACTTATGATGATAAGTGGATAAAAAAATAAACATAAAAAAATTTAACTTTTTTAAAAATTTGACTTTACTTTTTATATTGATATATAATGAAGAAGATATTTTTCTACCATAAAGAAACTTTATCTAATCCGTAAAGTTAGGTAGGAATATCAATTATATTATCTTCTCTCACTAACCTGATAAAAAAATCAACTCACTATTGATTCCAAAATTAGGTCGGTGAGGGAAGATTTTTTATATACTAATGAAATACCAATACATGCCTGCCGACAGGCAGGTATAAATAGTTTAATATATACGAATATACTAATACTAATGTTATTCTAATGAATCAAATAAATTAAATTATTACTTTTTTATAAGTGAAAATAATTTATTTCTAAAGACAAATCCTAGACTTGTTATAAACCCAGAACCCAAAATCCAACTTGTTGTTCCTTTTTTCTTATTTTTACTATTTTCTAAATTGATTATTTCTTCTTTCAGATTATTTGAATATGATTGCTCCTGAGATGAAAGTACTTCTTGTTTAAATATATCAGATTGATTTCTAGGAATTAAATATAAATCATCTTCATAATTAAAAATTATTCCTTTTACAAAAATATTATCATCTTTTTTAAAATCATCTAGTTTTATTTTTGGGTTATATATTTTTATTTTTAATTCTGATGCTCCATCTGATATATAAAAACTTTTTTTATTCTTCTTTGTAATCTTGCCTTCAAAACCTGCAAAGAAATTTTTGAAACCAATATCAACTACTTGAGAAAAATCCATAGTATCAATATCAGACAATTGAAATTTACCCAGAACTTTTATATCTTCTTTTTCTTTTATGTCTATTTTTGTATAATTTTTCAAATGATTTATTTTTCCATGTACCTCTACCAAATCTCCATAAGATAAATTTGGGAAATCATTTTTGGAATAAACTGGAATACAATAATTATAATCCAATGTATTTTCAAATGGATCAAAATTACAAACAAACAATTGATTTTTATATACTTCATTTGGAAGAGCTACAACCACAGCATTTACAAAAACTTCTTTTTTATTTTCTATATATTCTATTTCAGAAAAATCATAAATTTTTTCTATATCATCGAATAATAAATCTTCTTCATCTGATTCCAAAAAATCAAAAATATTTTCACTTCCTGGAGTATTTTGTGTTGTCCAAAAATATCCTTTATTTATATTGTCATATGAATACGACTGGGCTTCAAAACTTTTTTCAAAGTTAACTTTTGAAACTATCTCATCGTGACAGTTTAAGAGCTTTAATTCTTCATTTGAATTATTTAATGATATTTTTGACTTTGATTTTTCTATAAGCAAATAATCATTTGCACCTATCGTATCGCTAAGTCTAAAAAAATAGCTACTTTTATCATTCAATTTCCAACCAGATAAATTCAAATTTTCATTGTTTGGATTATATAATTCTATAAATTCTTCATCATCAACGCCCTCTGGATTTGGAAGAATTTCACTTATTATTACTTCTTTTCCAAACACACACTCATCACTTGTAGTACTTGCATTACTTATAGTACTTTGTATACTTTCTACTTTTTCTAACACATTTATGTCAACACTTTCTTCATCTTGTAATCCCAATTCATTTATTACTATTAATTTTATTGTTCTCATTCCTTTTGTAGAAAAAGTTGTACTGAAATCTCTTTCAATACTTTTCAAAGTACTTCCAACATACCATTTATAACTGAGATTACTTGATCCTGGATCAGTAGAATTAGTTGCTGTAAATTGTACTTCCTTATCTACAAAATAATCACTATTCAATATATCAATTTTAGCAATTGGTTTTATACTATCTTCTTTTTGATTATCTTCTCCTTTTGTAAGAACTGGGGTCCAAAACCATCCATCATCAAATCTGGAAAATGAATAATTTTCTTTTGAAGATCCATAAGAAATTTCAAAAATTTTATCTCCCATGCTACTAAATAAATAAAGTTTTTCGTTTGTATTATTTAGACTTATATCTGATATTGATTTTTCTAACACAAAAAAGTTTCCTGAATCTAAAATTAAATTATCAAAATCATCACTAGAAAATTTATAAGTTTTCTGAGATTCATCTTTTATACTCCAAGAATTCAAATCAACGCTACTTCCTCCAATATTTTTTAATTCAATCCACTCGTTGTCATCACTTCCTATGGGGTTAGGCAATATTTCATTTATAATAATATTTGGTATTTCTATAATTTCTATACTTTTGGCCCATGTAGATGTAGAAACTCCATCATTTATATTTAAAATTATATTATAATTTCCTTTCTCATTATAAACATGGGGTGTATTACAAAGTGTAGAACCAGAATTGTCACCAAAATTCCAAGCAAAATTTAATAAACTATTTTCTGGATCTAATGAACTACATGCATCAAAATTTATACTTTCATTTATATTATAGTAGTCAAGTAATTCTACTACATGAACAATAGGGGATAGATTTGAATTATCTTCATTTACTATTAAAACCGTTGAACTAGAATTAAACAAAAATCCATCTGAGACAGTAAGTGTTATATTATAATCTCTAGCTTCAGAAAAATAATAAACAAATTCTTCACTTGTTGTCGTAAAATTATTTATTTGCCAAGAACATGTAAATGGATCTCCTTCTAAATCATAAGATAGTAAACAATCAAAAGTTACATCATCTCCCACATACACATTTTGCATACTCATATTTATAACAGCTGTTGGGGCATTATTTATAGGAAAAATACTTGGAAAATCACCAGGTGTTCCACCATCTACATAACACTCTCTCCAAACATTGTCTTCTATAATAATAGAATCTCTTTCTAGACTTCTGTTATTATTATTTCCACCAATAACGGATGTATAATATTGCTCTGTTATTAAATTATTACCTTGCAAAAGTGAAATAGTATTATTTGTATTATTTAAACTAAATGAGGATACAAAGATAGGGGAGGTAAAATTTGGATATGTATTTAAAAAATTTGTAGCACTTGTAGTAATTATAGAAAAACTTCCTGGAATTATCTCCGCTGATCCATTATAAGAATTGATTATATGATTTGTGCCATCATTAAACCTCCAATCATTATCTATTGATATAGTAGTTGTAGATCTATTAAATATTTCTATCCACTCATATCCAATGTCAGATCCCTGTGGATCATACATAATCTCAGAAAATATTAATGATTCTGCCTTTGAGGTATTTATAAAAACTAATGTTGTAAAAAACATTATACTAATTATTATAAAGTAAAAATTTGAATATTTTAATTTCATATATTTATTTATCCCGTTCGCAACATGCCATCATAGCGTGCGAATAATAGGATTAATTAATCAATATCTAAGGGAGCGTCCTATAGTCAGGGTCGGGAACTATAAAACGCCCCTTAAATACAAAAATATTATTCCTCCTCGTCAATTATTATTTCTTCAACTGCTGTCTCTCTGTTTTGCTCTTCTTTCTTCTTTTCTCCAAGCATTACCAATTCTTTTACTATAATTTCTGTTCTATAATTTTTTTCTCCTTTACTTCCTTCCCAAACTCTACTATGAATTCTACCTTCTGTGTAAACCTTATCTCCTTTCTTCAAATATTTTTCTACCACTTCAGCGAGCTTTCCCCAAAATACCAAATTGTGAAATTCTACACTACTCTCTGTTTTTTTTGTTTTGACATTTTTCCAAAACATATTTGTAGCTAGTCCAGATCTACAAACAGAAACTCCTGACTTCATTTTTTTTATTTGTGGGTCATTTGTAAGTCTGCCCAGCAAAATGACTTTGTTTACATCCATTTTTTTGTGATTATTTATTAATATTTCACAAAGCAATTAGTCCATTGACTTTTTAGACAACTTAATCTAAAATCACAACGAGGCTAATTTCTACCTATTCGGTAGAATGCGCTTCATAAATCGCTTTTCGCCAATTCCCTGTACCTTTATGGTGCGGGGTTTTGGTTTTATAATGACATCTTAATATTATAATATTTTGATGCAACAAGTTTTTCAACCAAAAAAAAGTCTCTTTGAAAAAAGAGATTTTTATAATATTTATAAATTTATTTATAGAAAATAAAGCAAAAAAATAATAGACGGCATATATTTTTGAGACGGCGAAAAAGGAAAGAACTGCCGAAATAAATTCAGCAGTTCTTTAATGTTTTTTGAGATGAGATTAACCAGTCTTTCGCTGCTCAACCTCAATGATCTTGATAATTTCACGCTCCCGAAGAAGCAATCCATTATGGTTGAACAAAAACTTGGGTTTGAGGTCATGATCCGGTTTATGAGAAACCAGAACAAAAACCGGGATGTCTTCAGTTTTTAAGATTCCGTGGGCAGAACAGAAAATTGCATTTAACTTTCTGTTTAGAGCATTTGCATGCTCTATCGCCTCTTCCGAATCTAAACACTGAAGCTCGTCAATAAAAAGATCAGGTTTGACGTTCCTGGTCACGGAATAAGTCAAAAGCTGACCAAGCTCCGTAACTATTTTAATAGGATCTTTGGGAACGTTGGGAATGGTGTCAAGTTGTTTTCCCATTCCGAACCTTGCGCGTGCGTCAATTCCAATGACACGCCAATCAAAACACATCGCATTTACCTCCATGTAAATTAATCTACTAACACCATACACCAATAATATATATTTGTCAATTATACAATAAAAAGGTTATAATTAAAACATAAATAAAATTTTTAGAAAATATATGGAAAAAAAATATTTAGCTACAGTATCTATAATTACTACAAATAGACACAATAACTCCCAAGAAATACAAAAAATACTTACTAATTATGGAAAAATAGTAATGGCACGACTCGGAGTAAATATACAACCAAAATGTATTTCAAACTGTACTGGTCTTATAGTACTAGCTGTACAAGGAACAAAAAAAGAAATAAATGATCTTACAAAAAATATCAATAAAATTTATGCAGTAAGTGCAAAAAATAATATTATGACAAAATAAAAATTTTTAATAAACAAAAAAAGCTTTGCTATACACAAAGTTTTTTTGTTTTTAAAAAAATATTATAAATTTACTATAATAGCCCCACTTCCACCATCATTTATTTTTGCATCTTTAAAATTATATCCTTCTTTATGTAAAAAATTTCTTACATGCTCACCCAAAACTCCCTCAAAATTTTTTGAGTGAAGTCCTTTGCCTGTTATTATCCTTACCATAGAACATCTATCATTTTCACAATTACCAAGAAATTCCAAAAGAGCAATTTCAGCTTCTACTTTTGTATATCCATGAAGATCAATTTCTCGCTCTGGACTTGTATAATATTTATTCATAATTTTTTATTAAATCAAAAATAATAGGCATGATAAACGTCAAGAAAAAAACTGCAAAAAAGAATACTACTGGTAAAAGAATAAAAATTTTCATAAGTTTTTTTATTTTTTCAACAGATGCATCATTATCTTCTAAATTAAAATCTTTCAACAATCTTGATTTCAAATTTAATTTCGTAAAACTACTATTGAATTCATTCATTAAATTTGTTTTCATGTATTTGCCTGTCTTAGGTTTCAAAAAAAATAAATACAAAAAAATCGCTGGTAATATGATAATACCAAATGCGTCAATATTAAAAAATTGCAATACCCCAATAAATATAAATGCTAAAAATATCATTCGAAAACTTTTTAATAAACTGCTCTCTAATTTTTTGGAATCACTAAAATCTTTATCAATTTCTAAATCTTCCATATTTCTTTCTGCAACAATATTTCCAAAATTACCTGGAATTTTATAACCACATTTAGGACAAATATTATCTAATTTTGACAATACTTGTCCACATCTATTACAATTCATATTTTTGAAATTTATTTATTATAATATTTTAACATCAAATTATATATCAATTTTACTTTTTCTAATTTTTCAAAATCATTCAATAATTCTTGTGCTTTTTTGAGTGTTTCTTCTATGAGATTTCTCTCCAAAGAAAATGCTTCAATTATTCTTCTATAATCATTAATTTCACATTCTGATTTATTTAGATAAGTATTTTTTATAAGTTTATTATATTCAATTATCTTATTTATATTTTCTTTATTTGGATTCTCTACATGATCTAAAAATGAAAGATAATGATTCAAGTCAAAATTTTTTACATCAAACATATCTTGGACTATTTTTATAGAAGCTATTCCAGTATAAGATTTTTCATCATTAGCTTCAAAACATATTTCTGGTAATATATATTTACTAATTTCTTCTTGGATTAAATCACAAATGAAATGGGCTTGCCAGCCACATTTAAAATCAGTATTTGCAAAATCAGAGGACAAAACATTTTCATTGTGGGTCAACTTTTTGTCAATTTTTGTAATATAGTGACTATCTGGATATATTGATCCGGAAATATACTGGCTCAAATCTTTTATTTGGTATTTATCTTTTATATCAATAGCAAATTTTATATGAGTTGCGTAAAAAGGCATATGTTTAATAATATTTTTATATATTAATATAATATATCTAGTCGGTAATATTGTAAAATAAAAGCAGGAACATGTCCTGCTTTCATAACTTAAACCAAAACTTATTAGCTAGAGTTTAAGCTTATTATTGATTATTCTATGGGCAGCCTTGAAGGCAGCATTTGCATTTCTATAACCGGAAACTTCTTCATTGACTTTTCCAGGTATAGAATAAGTAAAGGATTTGGTGGTAGTTGTTGTCCAACTAGACCAACGCCATTCTTTACTTTCCACTACGACCCTCTTTACCACAATGGTAAAACCTTTGTAAACTTGAGTACACTCACTCTTCTTCATTGTTCCTCCATAAAATAATAGTAATTAATAAAAAATTACATCTTACAAGTATAAATGTCAAGTAATAAATTTGACAAATACTCCCAAATTTCATAAGGTTTGAACAAAGAATAAATAAACATGGAGGTTATCATGGAAACAAAACCAAGAATACTGGTTTTCGCATCAGGTGGAAAAAAACCCGGTGAAGGTGGTAGCGGATTCGAAACAATGGTCTGGAATACTAAAACCATCCCAGCAATACTTGAT
Encoded here:
- the ssb gene encoding single-stranded DNA-binding protein, whose amino-acid sequence is MDVNKVILLGRLTNDPQIKKMKSGVSVCRSGLATNMFWKNVKTKKTESSVEFHNLVFWGKLAEVVEKYLKKGDKVYTEGRIHSRVWEGSKGEKNYRTEIIVKELVMLGEKKKEEQNRETAVEEIIIDEEE
- a CDS encoding zinc ribbon domain-containing protein, translating into MNCNRCGQVLSKLDNICPKCGYKIPGNFGNIVAERNMEDLEIDKDFSDSKKLESSLLKSFRMIFLAFIFIGVLQFFNIDAFGIIILPAIFLYLFFLKPKTGKYMKTNLMNEFNSSFTKLNLKSRLLKDFNLEDNDASVEKIKKLMKIFILLPVVFFFAVFFLTFIMPIIFDLIKNYE
- a CDS encoding SET domain-containing protein; the encoded protein is MKNQKELLLEKLKNTYCRLRYSKIHGVGVYAVRDIPKNTNPFQSVKKEKWYKFKMEELKKLDKEVLKMIDDFFVIEKDNTVSIPEYGLNGMDIQFFPNNSDKPNLYTKDDSETFLTLRKIKKGEELTVSYATYDDKWIKK
- a CDS encoding lamin tail domain-containing protein, whose amino-acid sequence is MKLKYSNFYFIIISIMFFTTLVFINTSKAESLIFSEIMYDPQGSDIGYEWIEIFNRSTTTISIDNDWRFNDGTNHIINSYNGSAEIIPGSFSIITTSATNFLNTYPNFTSPIFVSSFSLNNTNNTISLLQGNNLITEQYYTSVIGGNNNNRSLERDSIIIEDNVWRECYVDGGTPGDFPSIFPINNAPTAVINMSMQNVYVGDDVTFDCLLSYDLEGDPFTCSWQINNFTTTSEEFVYYFSEARDYNITLTVSDGFLFNSSSTVLIVNEDNSNLSPIVHVVELLDYYNINESINFDACSSLDPENSLLNFAWNFGDNSGSTLCNTPHVYNEKGNYNIILNINDGVSTSTWAKSIEIIEIPNIIINEILPNPIGSDDNEWIELKNIGGSSVDLNSWSIKDESQKTYKFSSDDFDNLILDSGNFFVLEKSISDISLNNTNEKLYLFSSMGDKIFEISYGSSKENYSFSRFDDGWFWTPVLTKGEDNQKEDSIKPIAKIDILNSDYFVDKEVQFTATNSTDPGSSNLSYKWYVGSTLKSIERDFSTTFSTKGMRTIKLIVINELGLQDEESVDINVLEKVESIQSTISNASTTSDECVFGKEVIISEILPNPEGVDDEEFIELYNPNNENLNLSGWKLNDKSSYFFRLSDTIGANDYLLIEKSKSKISLNNSNEELKLLNCHDEIVSKVNFEKSFEAQSYSYDNINKGYFWTTQNTPGSENIFDFLESDEEDLLFDDIEKIYDFSEIEYIENKKEVFVNAVVVALPNEVYKNQLFVCNFDPFENTLDYNYCIPVYSKNDFPNLSYGDLVEVHGKINHLKNYTKIDIKEKEDIKVLGKFQLSDIDTMDFSQVVDIGFKNFFAGFEGKITKKNKKSFYISDGASELKIKIYNPKIKLDDFKKDDNIFVKGIIFNYEDDLYLIPRNQSDIFKQEVLSSQEQSYSNNLKEEIINLENSKNKKKGTTSWILGSGFITSLGFVFRNKLFSLIKK
- a CDS encoding Smr/MutS family protein, whose translation is MNKYYTSPEREIDLHGYTKVEAEIALLEFLGNCENDRCSMVRIITGKGLHSKNFEGVLGEHVRNFLHKEGYNFKDAKINDGGSGAIIVNL